A DNA window from Centroberyx gerrardi isolate f3 chromosome 3, fCenGer3.hap1.cur.20231027, whole genome shotgun sequence contains the following coding sequences:
- the LOC139923677 gene encoding caskin-1 translates to MGKDQELLQAVKTEDLLTAQRLLQRPRPGKAKLLGAAKRVNVNIQDPDGLSPLHYAALSGNKELISLLLEAQAAVDIKDHKGMRPLHYAAWQGKTEPMKMLLKAGSSVNGQSDEGQIPLHLSAQHGHYDGSEMLLQHQSNPCISDSAGKTPLDLACEFGRVGVVQLLLSSNMCAAMLEPKPSDPNGVSPLHLAAKNGHIDVIRLLIQAGIDINRQSESGTALHQAALCGKTEVVRLLLDSGISAGVRNTLCQTALDIVNQFTTTQASREIKQLLRDASAAMQVRALKDYCNNYDLTSLNIKAGDIITVLEQHSDGRWKGCIHDNRTGNDRVGYFPSNMVEVIKRAGHTPSQQCHTLLLRRPNPCPIASVNGHSYPPSQVLPLHLPPPPPPHPSAQSLPLFSSFGYVPLPLSPPSLSTPPLSTSQEQQSQTGSRASEPSPQGSPTLGPQSSASEDIWVLRKPLAGGERSGSVGSIGSVRSTGSLQSSANTHVLSTPAPSPHPAAPTPGLNTHGLNAPGLHAQAEGVKLLATVLSQSVKAKEHLMEQSQSVEQSASSSSCPVHEQRSFERKAEEDDGKKQAVVAWLGEFQLQFYTTHFLTAGYDLDTISRMTPEDLTAIGVMKPGHRKKLISEISRLPSTDWLLDHKPANLAEWLSHLGLSQYYQVLVQNGYENIDFISDISLEDLQEIGISKLGHQKKLMLGVRRLKELQRGESGSEPPLSPCTPPSSPGGSTGSEGSLPRREGRKQRDGAPSPLAKPRPGHTHSQTPPHTPTQTPPQTPTHGRTQQASPRARPRPSTQMAAVDSSVPLLRLPSDEEERRRAQSLTGGSFLETDRYATVCRSSSARTTTLNDVTVNRSQSSVTLRPRRKGRPPTPPKRSCSSITGGDGEGEGQGEGLLGLPTYRERRASDCGSLGSALRAQDSLGLERSEGASGSVRSLAAMLETSIGGGAKTLPRNLGSSGSYLQVSPAILRRQTGSGGLGSEEDDVISRRRTISGPVEGFPGDQIDPSPRQPAQPRPEPRPRSTVVTAASEITDGTATLRRRPRPLTTDTDASATITTTVVTMTTGSDTIRRRPRTTEQSESVIQSNSQPQPATSSINQLDSPSSEEPQQNGGVILRRRPVSEVSDRLETNRESCEWMEARKSLKPPVSPKPSTVTLRKSQAEPPTPTRRVPIPGPDNADTAQSPEPKRLPPPVSPKPRGPPTAPKPGKAAVASAAMSPVATSPAAASPTPATKPCSPLPAAPLPAPDTPSAPSLSPGLPLASPSPAQSPSTPSPHPVKPPRSSIAGLSIDLLGGREAEEEEDRRRDEEERRREREDKKHKEQEEERKRAEEEESQREMERKHTRKEGEREEVESQGEEIVEEEEEVHQRLEETSASLAAALQAVEHKIKQEDTQNDSLPSKKTTVSILDDIGSMFDDLADQLDAMLD, encoded by the exons ATGGGGAAAGACCAGGAGCTGCTCCAGGCGGTGAAGACCGAGGACTTGCTGACAGCGCAGCGGCTTCTACAGAGACCTCGGCCGGGGAAAGCCA agctGCTAGGAGCAGCAAAGCGGGTGAATGTCAACATCCAGGACCCAGACGG gttgTCGCCGCTGCACTATGCTGCTCTGAGTGGTAACAAGGAGCTGATCTCTCTGCTGTTAGAGGCCCAGGCAGCAGTGGACATTAAAGACCATAAAg gGATGCGTCCTCTACATTACGCTGCATGGCAGGGGAAGACTGAACCAATGAAAATGCTGCTGAAGGCAGGTTCATCAGTCAATGGTCAATCAGATGAAGGACAGATCCCTCTCCACCTATCAGCTCAGCATGGACACTATGATGGG tcgGAGATGTTGCTGCAACACCAGTCCAACCCATGTATCTCAGACTCAGCTGGGAAGACTCCCTTGGACCTTGCCTGTGAATTTGGACGTGTTGGA gTGGTGCAGCTCCTGCTCAGCAGTAACATGTGTGCAGCCATGCTGGAGCCAAAACCCTCTGACCCCAACGGAGTGTCACCTCTCCACCTGGCTGCCAAGAACGGACACATCGACGTCATACG gctgctGATTCAGGCTGGTATAGATATCAACAGACAGTCCGAGTCTGGCACAGCATTACACCAGGCTGCCCTCTGTGGGAAGACAGAGGTAGTACGCCTGCTGCTGGAT AGTGGTATCAGTGCAGGAGTGAGGAACACTCTGTGTCAGACCGCCCTGGACATCGTCAACCAGTTCACCACCACACAGGCCAGCCGAGAGATCAAACAGCTACTGAGAG ATGCATCAGCCGCAATGCAGGTGCGGGCACTGAAGGATTACTGCAACAACTACGACCTCACCAGCCTCAACATCAAAGCTGGAGACATTATCACG GTTTTGGAACAGCACTCTGATGGCCGATGGAAGGGCTGTATCCATGACAACCGGACAGGAAATGACCGTGTGGGTTACTTCCCCTCCAACATGGTGGAAGTCATCAAGAGGGCAG GCCACACCCCCTCCCAGCAGTGCCACACCCTCCTGCTCCGCAGGCCCAACCCCTGTCCTATTGCCTCGGTCAACGGACACTCATACCCCCCCTCCCAGGTCCTCCCCTTGCatctgcctccccctcctccccctcaccccAGCGCACagtcccttcctctcttctcctcctttggGTACGTtccacttcccctctctcctccttctctctccactcctcctctctccacttctcAGGAGCAGCAAAGTCAGACAG gTTCACGGGCTTCAGAGCCTAGCCCCCAAGGCTCTCCCACCCTGGGCCCGCAGAGCAGTGCCAGTGAAGACATCTGGGTGCTACGCAAACCCCTGGcag gtGGAGAGCGCAGCGGCAGTGTGGGCAGCATCGGGAGTGTTCGCTCCACCGGCAGTCTGCAGAGTTCGGCCAACACACATGTTCTGAGCACACCTGCACCCAGTCCACACCCCGCCGCTCCCACCCCAGGACTCAACACACACGGCCTTAACGCCCCAGGCCTGCACGCACAGGCAGAGGGGGTCAAG ctcCTGGCCACCGTGCTGTCTCAGTCAGTAAAAGCTAAGGAGCATCTCATGGAGCAGTCGCAGTCTGTGGAGCAGTCAGCGA GCTCTTCCAGTTGCCCAGTCCATGAGCAGCGGTCGTTTGAGCggaaggcagaggaggatgatgggaaa AAGCAGGCAGTAGTGGCGTGGCTGGGTGAGTTTCAGCTGCAGTTCTACACCACCCACTTCCTCACCGCGGGATATGATCTAGACACCATTAGCCGCATGACCCCTGAG GACCTGACGGCGATTGGGGTCATGAAGCCTGGACATCGTAAGAAGTTAATTTCAGAGATCAGCAGGTTGCCCTCCACAGACTGGCTGCTGGACCACAAGCCT gcCAATCTGGCAGAATGGCTGTCTCACCTGGGTCTTAGTCAGTACTACCAGGTGCTGGTCCAGAATGGGTATGAGAACATCGACTTCATTTCAGACATCAGCCTTGAGGACCTGCAAGAGATTGGCATTAGCAAGCTTG GTCATCAGAAGAAGCTAATGTTGGGAGTGAGGAGGTTGAAGGAGCtacagagaggggaaagtggCTCGGAGCCTCCGCTGAGCCCCTGCACCCCTCCATCCAGCCCAGGGGGCAGTACAGGCTCAGAGGGCAGCTTGCCccggagggaggggaggaagcagAGGGACGGCGCCCCCAGCCCACTGGCCAAACCTCGCCCaggtcacacacattcacagaccccaccccacacaccaacacaaacccCGCCGCAAACCCCCACACATGGTAGGACCCAGCAGGCCTCCCCCAGGGCTcggccccgcccctccacccaGATGGCCGCGGTTGATTCGTCAGTGCCGCTGCTACGCTTGCCCAGTGACGAAGAGGAGCGAAGACGAGCTCAGAGTTTGACTGGCGGTTCCTTcttggagacagacagatacgcCACTGTGTGCCGCAGCAGCTCCGCCCGTACCACCACCCTTAATGATGTCACTGTCAATCGCAGCCAGTCGTCTGTCACACTCCGGCCCCGTCGGAAAGGTCGGCCCCCAACGCCACCCAAACGGTCCTGTTCTTCCATTACTGGGGGCGACGGGGAAGGGGAAGGACAGGGGGAGGGGCTACTAGGGCTGCCAACCTATCGGGAGCGGCGAGCCAGTGACTGTGGAAGCTTGGGCTCAGCTTTAAGAGCTCAGGACTCACTGGGCCTGGAGAGATCGGAGGGGGCCTCTGGGAGCGTCCGCAGCCTTGCCGCCATGTTGGAAACATCCATTGGGGGCGGAGCCAAAACCCTGCCCAGGAACCTGGGAAGCAGCGGCAGCTACCtacag GTGAGTCCGGCTATACTTCGTCGCCAGACAGGCTCAGGTGGTCTTGGATCTGAGGAGGATGATGTTATCAGTCGGCGCAGAACCATCAGTGGACCGGTAGAGGGCTTCCCTGGTGATCAGATCGACCCCTCACCGCGACAACCAGCTCAGCCGCGTCCAGAGCCTCGGCCCCGCTCCACTGTCGTCACAGCAGCGTCAGAAATTACAGATGGCACAGCAACACTCAGAAGGAGGCCACGCCCTCTGACAACAGACACTGATGCATCTGCAACCATAACTACTACCGTTGTTACCATGACAACTGGCTCCGACACCATCCGCAGGAGACCACGCACTACTGAGCAATCAGAAAGTGTCATTCAAAGCAATAGCCAACCACAGCCTGCCACCAGCAGCATTAACCAATTAGACTCTCCCAGCAGTGAGGAGCCACAGCAGAACGGGGGCGTGATCCTGAGGCGGAGGCCAGTGTCGGAGGTCTCTGATAGGCTGGAGACCAACAGGGAGAGCTGTGAGTGGATGGAGGCCAGAAAGTCTCTGAAGCCGCCTGTCTCACCTAAACCATCCACCGTCACCCTGAGGAAGTCACAAGCTGAACCCCCAACCCCGACCCGCAGGGTCCCCATACCTGGCCCCGATAATGCTGATACTGCACAAAGCcctg AGCCGAAgcgtctccctcctcctgtgtcCCCGAAGCCCCGCGGCCCTCCGACAGCGCCCAAACCAGGCAAAGCAGCAGTGGCTTCAGCGGCCATGAGTCCTGTCGCTACCAGCCCAGCTGCAGCCAGCCCGACCCCTGCAACCAAACCCTGCTCTCCGCTCCCGGCCGCCCCTCTTCCAGCTCCCGACACCCCGtctgccccctccctctctccgggACTCCCTCTCGCTTCGCCCTCTCCGGCCCAGAGTCCCTCCACACCCTCCCCCCACCCTGTCAAGCCCCCCCGCTCCTCCATCGCCGGTCTCTCCATCGACctgctgggagggagggaggcggaggaggaagaggacaggaggagagacgaagaggagaggaggagagagagggaggacaagaagcacaaagagcaggaggaggagaggaagagagcagaggaggaggagagccaaagagagatggagaggaaacacacaaggaaggagggagagagagaggaggtggagagtcAAGGCGAGGAAatagtagaggaggaggaggaggtgcatcAACGTTTGGAGGAGACCAGCGCCTCCTTGGCTGCAGCTTTGCAGGCTGTAGAGCATAAAATCAAACAGGAGGACACACAGAATGA CTCTCTCCCCAGCAAAAAGACAACAGTCTCCATCTTGGATGACATCGGCAGCATGTTCGACGACTTGGCAGACCAACTGGACGCGATGCTGGACTGA
- the gng13a gene encoding guanine nucleotide-binding protein G(I)/G(S)/G(O) subunit gamma-13a: MDELDVPQMRREVESLQYQLAINREKSSITVTELVKWIEGCVCEDPFLNPELMRANPWVEKGKCVIL; encoded by the exons atggACGAGTTGGACGTTCCGCagatgaggagagaagtggagagcCTTCAGTACCAGCTGGCAATCAATAGAGAGAAGTCCTCCATCACTGTTACTGA gctgGTGAAGTGGAtcgagggctgtgtgtgtgaagatccATTCCTGAACCCTGAGCTGATGAGAGCCAACCCCTGGGTGGAGAAGGGCAAGTGTGTGATCCTCtaa
- the chtf18 gene encoding chromosome transmission fidelity protein 18 homolog, whose protein sequence is MDEYDEMYGIEDDYEQQFADELEVMADMDMMGPSPPKQKQGPLRANATQVQPAKSPQHLEQDTSDIEHLLGDQPITPKAKRQKQDAGVAKRLFVPSQTHEITAPPQNDDITPPSSPEQYQPTRTFRSAPAVLDISGFATVAESPRRPVTAAASLHVLKRPPLEGEYITVTDSSGSRVYLRQKEDTGPKVVDPRTVRNSHGALGLLAVPMEVLREQVAERRHQQVVEESQRLTELLSNGADEVFVQPDGREGEEDDNDEEAEGRSSRLWVDRFSPRHYTELLSDDFTNRCLLKWLKLWDTVVFGRERKSRPPQPDREAPNQNSFKSNQANQNVNRFKTKSQLTEELLEAELDQYKRPKFKVAMLSGPPGLGKTTLAHVIAKHAGYNVVEINASDDRSAEVFQKRIDTATQMKSVLGADQRPNCLIIDEIDGAPAAAINILLATLNKKEGAGGEAGTETVKKKKKKESILLRPIICICNDLYVPALRPLRQQAFLLAFPQTLPSRLTQRLTEISQRQGMKADAGTLMALCEKTDNDIRSCINTLQFLHGRGQRQVDAKTVQSVSVGQKDQNKGLFHLWQEVFQLPRTKRKRVGEGIEEGLGAGGGAQRFQNILHLASSSGEYEKVSQGLYDNYLSMRVRDPNLQTVCEALDWLSFSDRLNHVILHGQNFTLMRYLPFLSITFHFLFAHTHVPRINYPHSQHEASSRLHGSKNALSTMLADIPACVRSRISLLSLTIDILTLLLDIICPKLRPVNPQLFSSREKQQMRELIDTMLAYNLSYRQDRTPEGQYTYILEPRVEELVKFPGLPPRRQLTYQAKQTISREMEQEKMRRAEQLLLLRNPVAKQEPKKSAEPKPARNHLNHQQRLENIVRQTTVETRPEVDFFGRAVAPKPQRPQSTETGEKCMVLAMGTAVGNSDVWFRFNEGMSNAVRRNVYIRELL, encoded by the exons tgggCCCCAGCCCACCCAAGCAGAAGCAGGGTCCTCTGCGCGCCAATGCAACTCAGGTCCAGCCTGCCAAGAGTCCTCAGCACCTAGAACAAGACACTTCAGACATAGAGCACCTGCTGGGTGACCAGCCCATCA CCCCAAAGGCAAAGCGCCAGAAGCAGGATGCGGGTGTGGCCAAGCGACTTTTTGTCCCATCACAGACTCATGAGATCACAGCCCCGCCGCAGAATGATGACATCACGCCCCCGTCTTCCCCAGAGCAGTACCAACCCACTCGCACCTTCAG GTCTGCCCCAGCAGTGTTGGACATCAGCGGCTTTGCCACAGTGGCAGAGTCGCCCAGGCGACCCGTCACCGCAGCAGCATCGCTGCATGTGCTGAAGCGCCCCCCTTTGGAGGGAGAGTACATCACTGTGACAGACTCATCAGGAAGTCGGGTCTACCTCCGCCAAAAGGAAGACACAGGGCCAAAG GTAGTGGACCCTAGAACAGTACGTAACTCCCATGGTGCACTGGGGCTGCTGGCGGTACCAATGGAGGTGCTGAGAGAACAAGTGGCAGAGAGG CGTCATCAGCAGGTTGTGGAGGAATCTCAGCGCCTTACAGAGCTGCTGTCTAA TGGTGCGGATGAGGTGTTTGTCCAGCCGGATGgcagagaaggggaagaggacgATAATGATGAAGAGGCGGAGGGGCGTAGCTCTCGGCTCTGGGTGGACAGATTCTCTCCTCGGCATTACACAGAGCTTCTCAGTGATGAT TTTACCAATCGCTGCCTGCTTAAGTGGTTGAAGCTGTGGGACACTGTTGTGTTTGGAAGAGAAAGGAAGTCCCGCCCTCCCCAGCCTGACAGAGAGGCTCCCAACCAGAACTCATTCAAATCCAATCAAGCCAATCAGAATGTAAATCGCTTCAAGACCAAGAGTCAACTGACTGAGGAGCTACTGGAGGCTGAACTGGACCAGTATAAACGACCCAAATTCAAG GTGGCGATGTTGTCGGGTCCTCCAGGTTTGGGGAAGACTACGCTGGCACATGTCATAGCAAAGCATGCTGGGTACAACGTGGTGGAAATCAATGCCAG TGATGACCGCAGTGCAGAGGTGTTCCAGAAGCGCATCGACACGGCAACCCAGATGAAGTCAGTTTTGGGGGCCGATCAGAGGCCTAACTGCCTCATCATTGACGAAATCGACGGAGCACCCGCC GCTGCCATCAACATTCTGTTAGCAACTCTGAACAAGAAGGAGGGAGCTGGTGGGGAGGCAGGTACAGAGActgtgaagaagaaaaagaagaaggaatCCATCCTGCTTCGACCAATCATCTGCATCTGTAACGACCT TTATGTTCCAGCCCTCAGACCTCTGAGGCAGCAGGCCTTCCTATTGGCTTTCCCCCAGACTCTGCCCTCCCGCCTCACACAGAGACTGACAGAG ATCTCACAGCGGCAGGGGATGAAGGCAGATGCAGGAACTCTGATGGCACTTTGTGAGAAGACTGACAACGACATCAGGTCCTGTATCAACACACTACAG ttcctCCATGGTCGAGGCCAGAGGCAGGTGGATGCAAAGACGGTCCAGAGTGTGTCTGTTGGGCAGAAGGACCAGAACAAAGGCTTATTCCATCTGTGGCAGGAAGTCTTCCAACTACCACGTACAAAACG GAAGCGTGTGGGTGAGGGGATTGAGGAAGGACTGGGTGCGGGGGGAGGAGCTCAGAGGTTTCAGAACATCCTACACCTGGCTTCATCCAGTGGAGAGTACGAAAAGGTTTCACAG GGTCTGTATGATAATTACCTGTCCATGCGGGTGCGGGACCCCAACCTGCAGACTGTGTGTGAGGCTCTGGACTGGCTATCATTCTCAGACAGGTTGAACCACGTCATTCTGCACGGGCAGAACTTTACCCTGATGCGATACCTCCCCTTCCTGTCCATCACATTCCACTTCCTCTTCGCTCACACACACGTCCCCCGCATCAACTATCCCCACAGCCAGCACGAG GCCTCCTCCCGTCTCCACGGTAGCAAGAACGCTTTGTCCACCATGTTGGCTGACATTCCAGCCTGCGTCAGAAGTAGGATCAGCCTGCTCAGCCTGACCATCGATATTCTCACCCTGCTGCTCGACATCATCTGTCCCAAACTACGGCCT GTGAATCCCCAGCTCTTCAGCAGCagggagaagcagcagatgCGCGAGCTGATTGACACCATGCTAGCCTACAACCTCTCATACAGGCAGGACCGCACGCCCGAGGGACAGTACACATACATCCTGGAGcc acgtGTGGAGGAGCTGGTTAAGTTCCCAGGCCTGCCCCCCCGCCGCCAGCTGACATACCAAGCCAAACAAACCATCAGCAGGGAGATGGAGCaagagaagatgaggagagcCGAGCAACTGCTGCTGCTACGAAACCCTGTGGCG AAGCAGGAACCAAAGAAGAGCGCTGAACCTAAACCAGCCAGAAACCATCTAAACCATCAGCAGAGGCTGGAGAACATCGTCAGACAGACCACAGTGGAGACcagg cCTGAGGTGGATTTCTTTGGTCGAGCCGTTGCCCCCAAACCCCAGAGACCCCAGTCGACAGAAACAG gTGAGAAGTGCATGGTGCTTGCCATGGGAACGGCAGTAGGCAACAGTGACGTGTGGTTCCGGTTCAACGAGGGCATGTCCAACGCTGTGAGGCGAAATGTCTATATCAGAGAGCTGCTCTAA